A part of Drosophila bipectinata strain 14024-0381.07 chromosome 3L, DbipHiC1v2, whole genome shotgun sequence genomic DNA contains:
- the Reg-2 gene encoding rhythmically expressed gene 2 protein — translation MRSLNQFRLITFDVTNTLLQFRTTPGKQYGEIGALFGARCDNNELAKNFKANWYKMNRDYPNFGRDTTPQIEWQQWWRKLIAGTFSESGAAIPDEKLNNFANHLIELYKTSICWQPCNGSVELLQHLRKSDKRKLGVIANFDPRLPALLQNTKLDQYLDFALNSYEVKAEKPAPEIFQRAMEVSGLPDLKPEECLHVGDGPTTDYLAAKELGWHSALVHEKSYAYLVRKYGEVIDRDHVFPSLYDFHKKVSDGTVVW, via the exons ATGCGCAGCCTCAATCAATTCCGCTTGATCACCTTCGACGTGACCAACACATTACTCCAGTTTCGCACCACCCCCGGCAAGCAGTATGGCGAGATTGGAGCTCTCTTTGGAGCCAGATGCGACAACAATGAGCTGGCCAAAAACTTCAAGGCCAACTG GTACAAGATGAACAGGGACTATCCTAATTTTGGGCGAGACACCACCCCCCAAATTGAGTGGCAGCAATGGTGGAGAAAGCTGATAGCAG GTACCTTTTCCGAAAGCGGAGCTGCCATTCCCGACGAGAAGCTCAACAACTTTGCCAACCATCTGATTGAACTCTACAAGACCTCGATCTGCTGGCAGCCGTGCAACGGCAGTGTGGAGCTCCTCCAGCATCTCCGAAAGTCCGACAAACGCAAACTGGGAGTGATAGCGAACTTTGATCCGCGACTACCGGCTCTGCTGCAGAACACAAAGCTGGACCAGTACCTGGACTTTGCCCTAAACTCCTATGAGGTGAAGGCTGAAAAGCCGGCACCTGAAATCTTTCAGCGTGCAATGGAGGTATCTGGACTGCCGGATCTCAAGCCAGAGGAGTGCTTGCATGTGGGCGATGGCCCCACCACGGATTATCtggccgctaaggagctgggCTGGCACTCGGCATTGGTTCATGAGAAGAGCTATGCTTATCTGGTCAGAAAGTACGGTGAGGTTATCGACCGGGATCACGTCTTCCCTAGCCTCTATGACTTCCACAAAAAGGTCTCTGATGGCACAGTGGTCTGGTGA
- the RsfS312 gene encoding uncharacterized protein RsfS312, with amino-acid sequence MLATRVFRLVRDKRLSVPILRCFHHEFSKPESSATQAKEEGNSGQSLVGGVQNKYKIFRDENSPEIFDVEEARQLEQQLTEEPEIEEDKYYGLNIKRGVHGVFDVEDLVELLRKENVDDIFVCSVPEDLKYVDHMVICSGRSYRHMLSTAEFVRRMFKIKRVKGDILPRIEGGKSRDWMAMDLGNIALHIFSPQAREEYDLESLWAIGSQFDRESQKPHNPYGDIFMAQTPSLVEPLNKET; translated from the exons atgcTAGCCACACGCGTGTTCCGACTGGTCCGCGACAAGCGTCTGAGTGTCCCCATTCTTCGCTGCTTTCATCACGAGTTCTCCAAACCGGAATCATCCGCGACGCAGGCAAAAGAGGAGGGAAATTCCGGTCAAAGTTTAGTTGGAGGCGTTCAgaacaaatacaaaatattccGGGATGAGAACTCCCCCGAGATTTTCGATGTGGAGGAGGCCCGGCAACTGGAACAGCAGCTTACGGAAGAGCCAGAAATAGAGGAGGATAAATACTATGGCTTGAATATAAAGA gaGGCGTCCATGGTGTCTTTGATGTCGAGGACTTGGTGGAACTCCTGCGCAAGGAGAACGTGGATGATATATTTGTGTGCTCGGTTCCCGAGGACCTAAAGTACGTGGACCACATGGTAATCTGCAGTGGGCGAAGCTACCGCCACATGCTAAGCACCGCAGAGTTTGTACGCCGCATGTTTAAAATCAAGCGCGTTAAGGGAGACATCCTGCCCCGCATAGAAGGTGGAAAGAGTCGGGATTGGATGGCCATGGACTTGG gcAACATTGCCTTGCACATATTTTCTCCGCAAGCCCGCGAAGAATATGATCTGGAGTCACTGTGGGCTATCGGTTCCCAGTTTGACAGGGAGAGTCAGAAGCCGCACAATCCCTACGGCGACATCTTCATGGCCCAAACACCATCCTTAGTGGAGCCCCTCAATAAGGAGACATGA
- the Ptp61F gene encoding tyrosine-protein phosphatase non-receptor type 61F isoform X2, with product MSEQKTSGSPPMAIDKDLRAARQKIEAEYNTIKTAWHRYYKEVNEMCDRSAKEQQFSTSESERQQNRGLNRYRDVNPYDHSRIVLKRGPVDYINANLVKLERASRQYILTQGPLEDTVGHFWLMIWEQKSTAILMLNKLMEKKQVKCHLYWPTEVGAEKALKLPNVKLTVELVRCETYQNFVRRWFKLTDLETKTSREVMQFHYTTWPDFGIPSSPNAFLKFLQQVRDSGCLSSEVGPAVVHCSAGIGRSGTFCLVDCCLVLIDKFAECDISKVLCELRSYRMGLIQTSDQLDFSYQAIIEGIKKFHDPTFLDSEEPILSNDIESHTGDEQPPPLPPRIQSLLNLPLAPKSDGVLSLNMRAAHANGAETVDELIGDKLSSKDALNNFINQHDMIRDAEVADSLGSLPPLPSRAGLDESDSDDDYLHEDDDDDEDDDENDDDIDEEYETINEHDAEPIDSHVPTTATTTQPHADDLNANNEPAAPAGEQHKINGVDVGQHSASPENELKRRKRTEYQASLEQKVNDIKRKQRENDDNQLAAKKRRRVNRHKKTKTK from the exons ATGAGTGAACAAAAAACTAGTGGGTCGCCCCCAATGGCGATCGATAAGGATTTACGAGCCGCTCGTCAGAAGATCGAGGCGGAATACAACACCATAAAGACTGCATGGCATCGCTACTACAAG GAAGTTAATGAGATGTGCGATAGGTCGGCCAAAGAGCAACAGTTCAGCACCTCGGAATCGGAGCGCCAACAGAACCGAGGCCTCAATCGCTACAGGGACGTCAATCCCTACGATCATTCTCGAATTGTTCTAAAACGGGGCCCGGTGGACTACATCAATGCCAATCTGGTCAAG TTGGAGCGTGCCAGTCGGCAGTATATCCTCACCCAGGGACCACTGGAAGACACAGTCGGCCATTTCTGGCTGATGATTTGGGAACAAAAATCCACCGCTATTCTTATGCTTAATAAACTGATGGAGAAGAAACAGGTCAAGTGCCACCTGTACTGGCCCACGGAAGTGGGAGCTGAGAAGGCTCTCAAGTTGCCCAACGTCAAGCTCACAGTGGAGTTGGTGCGCTGCGAGACGTACCAGAATTTTGTGCGACGGTGGTTCAA ACTAACCGATCTCGAGACAAAGACCAGCCGCGAAGTGATGCAGTTCCACTACACAACATGGCCGGACTTTGGGATTCCCAGCTCGCCGAATGCATTCCTCAAGTTCTTGCAACAGGTCCGGGATTCAGGCTGCCTGAGCAGCGAGGTGGGGCCGGCTGTGGTGCACTGCAGCGCTGGTATCGGACGATCGGGTACCTTCTGTCTGGTGGACTGCTGCCTGGTGCTGATAGACAAATTCGCCGAGTGCGACATTTCCAAAGTATTATGCGAGCTGCGCAGCTACCGAATGGGACTGATCCAGACCTCCGACCAGCTGGACTTCTCCTACCAGGCCATCATCGAGGGCATCAAGAAGTTTCACGATCCC ACCTTTCTCGACTCTGAGGAACCGATTCTCAGCAACGACATCGAATCACACACAGGAGACGAGCAGCCTCCGCCTTTGCCGCCTCGCATTCAGTCTCTGCTGAACCTGCCACTGGCCCCCAAATCCGATGGCGTCTTGTCTCTAAATATGCGAGCCGCCCACGCCAACGGGGCCGAGACAGTGGACGAGCTAATCGGCGACAAGCTGAGCAGCAAGGACGCCTTGAATAATTTCATAAATCAGCATGATATGATTCGCGACGCTGAGGTAGCCGATAGCCTAGGCTCATTGCCTCCGTTGCCCTCGAGAGCAGGTCTGGATGAGTCGGACAGTGACGACGACTATCTGCATGaggatgacgatgacgatgaggATGACGACGAGAACGATGACGATATCGACGAAGAGTATGAGACCATTAACGAGCACGATGCCGAGCCTATTGATTCCCATGTGCCCACGACGGCGACAACGACACAGCCACATGCCGACGATCTAAATGCCAACAACGAGCCAGCCGCCCCAGCCGGCGAACAACACAAAATCAATGGAGTTGATGTGGGACAGCACTCAGCCAG TCCCGAGAACGAGCTGAAGCGAAGAAAACGCACCGAATACCAGGCTAGTTTGGAGCAGAAGGTGAACGACATCAAAAGGAAGCAGCGGGAAAACGACGACAACCAGCTGGCGGCAAAGAAACGAAG
- the Ptp61F gene encoding tyrosine-protein phosphatase non-receptor type 61F isoform X1: protein MSEQKTSGSPPMAIDKDLRAARQKIEAEYNTIKTAWHRYYKEVNEMCDRSAKEQQFSTSESERQQNRGLNRYRDVNPYDHSRIVLKRGPVDYINANLVKLERASRQYILTQGPLEDTVGHFWLMIWEQKSTAILMLNKLMEKKQVKCHLYWPTEVGAEKALKLPNVKLTVELVRCETYQNFVRRWFKLTDLETKTSREVMQFHYTTWPDFGIPSSPNAFLKFLQQVRDSGCLSSEVGPAVVHCSAGIGRSGTFCLVDCCLVLIDKFAECDISKVLCELRSYRMGLIQTSDQLDFSYQAIIEGIKKFHDPTFLDSEEPILSNDIESHTGDEQPPPLPPRIQSLLNLPLAPKSDGVLSLNMRAAHANGAETVDELIGDKLSSKDALNNFINQHDMIRDAEVADSLGSLPPLPSRAGLDESDSDDDYLHEDDDDDEDDDENDDDIDEEYETINEHDAEPIDSHVPTTATTTQPHADDLNANNEPAAPAGEQHKINGVDVGQHSASPENELKRRKRTEYQASLEQKVNDIKRKQRENDDNQLAAKKRRSLLTYIAAGVVVGVICAYAYTKLG from the exons ATGAGTGAACAAAAAACTAGTGGGTCGCCCCCAATGGCGATCGATAAGGATTTACGAGCCGCTCGTCAGAAGATCGAGGCGGAATACAACACCATAAAGACTGCATGGCATCGCTACTACAAG GAAGTTAATGAGATGTGCGATAGGTCGGCCAAAGAGCAACAGTTCAGCACCTCGGAATCGGAGCGCCAACAGAACCGAGGCCTCAATCGCTACAGGGACGTCAATCCCTACGATCATTCTCGAATTGTTCTAAAACGGGGCCCGGTGGACTACATCAATGCCAATCTGGTCAAG TTGGAGCGTGCCAGTCGGCAGTATATCCTCACCCAGGGACCACTGGAAGACACAGTCGGCCATTTCTGGCTGATGATTTGGGAACAAAAATCCACCGCTATTCTTATGCTTAATAAACTGATGGAGAAGAAACAGGTCAAGTGCCACCTGTACTGGCCCACGGAAGTGGGAGCTGAGAAGGCTCTCAAGTTGCCCAACGTCAAGCTCACAGTGGAGTTGGTGCGCTGCGAGACGTACCAGAATTTTGTGCGACGGTGGTTCAA ACTAACCGATCTCGAGACAAAGACCAGCCGCGAAGTGATGCAGTTCCACTACACAACATGGCCGGACTTTGGGATTCCCAGCTCGCCGAATGCATTCCTCAAGTTCTTGCAACAGGTCCGGGATTCAGGCTGCCTGAGCAGCGAGGTGGGGCCGGCTGTGGTGCACTGCAGCGCTGGTATCGGACGATCGGGTACCTTCTGTCTGGTGGACTGCTGCCTGGTGCTGATAGACAAATTCGCCGAGTGCGACATTTCCAAAGTATTATGCGAGCTGCGCAGCTACCGAATGGGACTGATCCAGACCTCCGACCAGCTGGACTTCTCCTACCAGGCCATCATCGAGGGCATCAAGAAGTTTCACGATCCC ACCTTTCTCGACTCTGAGGAACCGATTCTCAGCAACGACATCGAATCACACACAGGAGACGAGCAGCCTCCGCCTTTGCCGCCTCGCATTCAGTCTCTGCTGAACCTGCCACTGGCCCCCAAATCCGATGGCGTCTTGTCTCTAAATATGCGAGCCGCCCACGCCAACGGGGCCGAGACAGTGGACGAGCTAATCGGCGACAAGCTGAGCAGCAAGGACGCCTTGAATAATTTCATAAATCAGCATGATATGATTCGCGACGCTGAGGTAGCCGATAGCCTAGGCTCATTGCCTCCGTTGCCCTCGAGAGCAGGTCTGGATGAGTCGGACAGTGACGACGACTATCTGCATGaggatgacgatgacgatgaggATGACGACGAGAACGATGACGATATCGACGAAGAGTATGAGACCATTAACGAGCACGATGCCGAGCCTATTGATTCCCATGTGCCCACGACGGCGACAACGACACAGCCACATGCCGACGATCTAAATGCCAACAACGAGCCAGCCGCCCCAGCCGGCGAACAACACAAAATCAATGGAGTTGATGTGGGACAGCACTCAGCCAG TCCCGAGAACGAGCTGAAGCGAAGAAAACGCACCGAATACCAGGCTAGTTTGGAGCAGAAGGTGAACGACATCAAAAGGAAGCAGCGGGAAAACGACGACAACCAGCTGGCGGCAAAGAAACGAAGGTCATTACTCACATATATTGCCGCTGGTGTTGTGGTGGGCGTGATCTGCGCCTACGCATACACGAAGCTAGGTTAA